The sequence CGACGGCAAGGCCGACGCCAGCGGCGGCGCCGCCAGCGAGGAAGGTACGGCGAGAGGAAGGCACGCGGATCAACTCCTGGTCAAGACGTAGTGCGACGACTGGCAGCCAACTCCTGCGGGCGGACAGCGACACGTCACCCGTGGGATCGGGGGGTGACATCGGAGTTAAGAGTCAGGGTCGGGCACGCGTCGCGGGCAGCAGTGCGGGCCAGTCCTGGGCGGCGGCCCAGTCGGCGAAGCTGTGCCAGCCGACCTCTGGGTGGTCGCGGCGCAGCGCGGCGACGTCGACGGTCAGGCCCACGGTGCTGAAGTAGTCGAACATGGCCGCCAGGTCGGTGGACCGCCGTCGAACCTGGGCCAGCGGCACCTGCACGTGGGTGATTGGGCGGCCGATGGCATCGGTGAGGATCTCGGCCAGCTGGGCGGGTGTGCGTTCGTCGGAGGCGATGTCGATGCGGCGGCCGACGAATTCGCCCGAGCGCTGGAGGACCAGCGCGGCGAAGGCGCCGATGTCGACCGCCGGGATGAGGGCGAGCGGCCGGTCCGCGGGCATCGGCCAGGCGAAGCTACCCCTGCCCAGGCCGTCGAGCGTCCAGCCACTGGCGTAGTTGTCCATGAAGGCGGCCGGCGCGATGACCGTCCAGGGCACCGTCGAGGTGCGCAGGTGCTGCTCGACCAGGTGTTTGCTCTCGTAGTGCGGGACGCCGGTGTCGCGGTCGGCGTGTGCGACGGTGGTCAACACGAGGTGGCCGAGGCCGGCGGCCGCCGCGGCGTCGACGAGGGTCCTGCCCTGCCGGACCTCGGTGGCGAGGTCGGTGCCGAACGGTGTGGTGACAGCGAACAGCGAGTCGGCTCCGGCGAGCGCGGCGTCGACGGACGT comes from Micromonospora vinacea and encodes:
- a CDS encoding NmrA/HSCARG family protein, with amino-acid sequence MLTIAVTGATGAQGGATARALLTAGHRVRAITRHPTSPAAEALRDLGAEVRQADFDDRTSVDAALAGADSLFAVTTPFGTDLATEVRQGRTLVDAAAAAGLGHLVLTTVAHADRDTGVPHYESKHLVEQHLRTSTVPWTVIAPAAFMDNYASGWTLDGLGRGSFAWPMPADRPLALIPAVDIGAFAALVLQRSGEFVGRRIDIASDERTPAQLAEILTDAIGRPITHVQVPLAQVRRRSTDLAAMFDYFSTVGLTVDVAALRRDHPEVGWHSFADWAAAQDWPALLPATRARP